The following are encoded together in the Planctomycetota bacterium genome:
- a CDS encoding D-2-hydroxyacid dehydrogenase, giving the protein MEQAPPKIVVLDGVTTNPGDVDWSPLEAVGDVTINDRSTPDQAEERAATATAVMTNKVPVGEDLLAQCPSIVYAGVLATGFNQIDLDACRRRGVTVTNIPAYSTESTAQHAFALLLELTNRTGRIAANSAERWPASKDFSYTEGAMTELDGLTCGVVGFGAIGKAFCRRARAFGMKVVAHTADPAKHEAAANEIGVTFVSLDELLSTSDAISLHCPLTDDTKGLIGGGNIGKLKKGVLLVNTGRGPLLDEADVAEALRDGTIAQAGVDVLSTEPPSKDNPLLSAPNIVVTPHVAWATRAARLRLIDIAADNVRSFFAGEPKNVVS; this is encoded by the coding sequence ATGGAGCAAGCACCGCCGAAGATCGTGGTTCTGGACGGCGTCACAACGAATCCGGGCGACGTCGACTGGTCGCCGTTGGAGGCGGTCGGCGATGTGACGATCAACGACCGATCCACGCCCGACCAGGCCGAGGAGCGGGCCGCGACAGCGACGGCGGTGATGACCAACAAGGTGCCCGTCGGCGAGGACCTGCTGGCACAGTGCCCGTCGATCGTCTACGCCGGCGTGCTCGCGACGGGGTTCAACCAGATCGATCTGGACGCCTGCCGACGACGCGGCGTCACGGTGACCAACATCCCGGCGTACTCGACCGAATCGACGGCCCAGCACGCGTTCGCGTTGCTGCTGGAGCTGACGAATCGCACCGGACGCATTGCGGCCAACTCGGCCGAGCGGTGGCCGGCGTCGAAGGACTTCAGCTACACGGAAGGGGCGATGACGGAACTGGACGGGCTGACGTGCGGCGTCGTCGGATTCGGCGCGATCGGGAAGGCGTTCTGCCGACGGGCCAGGGCGTTCGGCATGAAGGTCGTCGCCCACACCGCCGACCCGGCCAAGCACGAGGCGGCGGCGAACGAGATCGGCGTGACGTTCGTCTCGCTCGACGAATTGCTGTCGACCAGCGATGCGATCAGCCTCCACTGTCCGCTGACGGACGACACCAAAGGCCTCATCGGTGGCGGGAACATCGGCAAGCTGAAGAAGGGCGTGCTTCTTGTAAACACCGGTCGCGGGCCGTTGCTCGACGAGGCAGACGTGGCCGAGGCGTTGCGGGACGGCACGATCGCGCAGGCCGGTGTGGACGTGCTGTCGACCGAACCGCCGTCGAAGGACAATCCCCTGCTGTCGGCCCCAAACATCGTCGTCACGCCGCACGTCGCTTGGGCGACGCGTGCCGCGCGGCTTCGGCTCATCGACATCGCGGCCGACAACGTCCGCAGCTTTTTCGCCGGCGAGCCGAAGAACGTCGTGTCGTAG
- a CDS encoding 3-deoxy-7-phosphoheptulonate synthase, with protein MSAISTENVNVLGFAPLRSPAELSKAVPASDEVRRQVLESRTEIARVLSGEDDRLLAIVGPCSVHDVAAAGEFAERLAALAAELKERVRVVMRVYFEKPRTTTGWKGLINDPFLYSDREFDMDTGLRIARELLLKVAEHGLPAATEFLDPFTPQYLDDLVSWAAIGARTTESQTHRQMASGLSMPVGFKNATTGDVQVALDAMKAAGGRHHFLGIDDDGRAAIVRTRGNPTSHVILRGGNKRSNFAAEDVADAAERLRSAGLPPRLMVDCSHANSHKKHEQQEVAFRSVVEQRQAGDSPVIGVMIEANLNAGRQNLPDDPASRADLRYGVSVTDACVAFDELAAMLRSVG; from the coding sequence GTGAGCGCGATTTCGACGGAGAATGTGAACGTTCTGGGGTTCGCCCCGCTGCGCAGCCCGGCCGAGCTGTCGAAGGCGGTGCCGGCGTCGGACGAGGTGCGGCGGCAGGTGCTGGAGAGCCGGACGGAGATCGCGCGGGTCTTGTCGGGCGAGGACGATCGGCTCCTGGCGATCGTGGGGCCTTGCAGCGTTCATGATGTCGCCGCGGCCGGGGAGTTTGCCGAGAGGCTCGCTGCACTGGCCGCTGAACTGAAGGAGCGGGTGCGGGTGGTGATGCGGGTCTACTTCGAGAAGCCGCGGACGACGACTGGATGGAAAGGGCTCATCAACGATCCGTTCCTCTACAGCGATCGCGAGTTCGACATGGACACGGGGTTGCGGATCGCGCGGGAGCTGCTGTTGAAAGTGGCCGAGCATGGGCTGCCGGCGGCGACGGAGTTTTTGGACCCGTTCACGCCGCAGTACCTCGATGATCTGGTCAGCTGGGCGGCCATCGGGGCGCGGACCACCGAAAGTCAGACGCACCGCCAGATGGCCAGCGGGTTGTCGATGCCGGTGGGCTTCAAGAACGCGACGACTGGCGACGTGCAGGTCGCGCTGGACGCGATGAAGGCGGCGGGTGGTCGGCACCACTTCCTCGGCATCGACGACGACGGCCGGGCCGCGATCGTGCGGACGCGGGGCAACCCGACGAGCCACGTCATCTTGCGTGGCGGGAACAAGCGGTCGAACTTCGCGGCCGAGGACGTCGCCGACGCGGCCGAGCGACTCCGGTCGGCCGGTTTGCCGCCTCGACTGATGGTCGATTGCTCGCACGCGAACTCGCACAAGAAGCACGAGCAGCAGGAGGTGGCGTTCCGAAGCGTGGTCGAGCAGCGGCAGGCAGGCGACTCGCCGGTGATCGGCGTGATGATCGAGGCCAACCTGAACGCGGGTCGCCAGAACCTCCCCGACGACCCGGCCTCGCGAGCTGATCTCCGCTACGGCGTCAGCGTGACCGATGCCTGTGTCGCGTTCGACGAGCTAGCGGCGATGCTGCGGTCGGTGGGCTGA